The proteins below come from a single Ochotona princeps isolate mOchPri1 chromosome 6, mOchPri1.hap1, whole genome shotgun sequence genomic window:
- the C6H14orf28 gene encoding uncharacterized protein C14orf28 homolog, which translates to MKTLFEEIKASIRNNYNQDRSFWRPVLPWGGVFTIKAGRKAVSCTPLYVEIRLKNTCTIDGFLMLLYVILNENENFPRELSLHLGREFVDCFLHLMDTYSFTTVKLLWIWDKMEKQQYKSEVHKASLIIDLFGNEHDNFTKNLENLMSTIQESYCSNWRCPTRVQEDQQRTININPPQEIPHGNLIRLAVDELFCSKIELCEERGCGGLREFAQRIFCHGAPPFVVLNMQHWKSEDLAYVPYYLDLSDHKYLLEGATLFNKDEHHYSAAFQIDGHWMHYDGLRNVNLILLNKPPEFLLLSSLVYIRAAEK; encoded by the exons atGAAGACACTGTTTGAAGAGATCAAAGCATCAATTAGAAATAATTATAACCAAGATCGATCATTTTGGAGGCCTGTTCTTCCTTGGGGAGGTGTTTTTACTATCAAAGCTGGCCGCAAAGCAGTATCCTGTACACCACTGTATGTTGAAATAAGACTGAAAAATACCTGCACCATAGATGGATTTCTGATGTTGTTGTATGTCAttctgaatgaaaatgaaaatttccccAGGGAACTCTCTCTTCATCTCGGTAGAGAGTTTGTAGACTGTTTTCTTCACTTAATGGACACCTACAGCTTTACAACTGTGAAGCTACTTTGGATTTGGGACAAGATGGAAAAACAGCAATACAAATCTGAAGTTCACAAAGCATCATTAATAATTGATTTATTTGGGAATGAGCATGATAACTTTACCAAAAATCTGGAAAACCTTATGTCTACCATTCAAGAGAGTTACTGTTCCAACTGGCGATGCCCAACTCGAGTGCAAGAAGATCAGCAGCGCACAATCAACATAAA TCCTCCCCAAGAAATTCCACATGGAAACTTAATACGACTGGCTGTAGATGAACTATTCTGTTCCAAGATTGAACTGTGTGAAGAGCGTGG TTGTGGTGGCTTAAGAGAATTTGCCCAGCGAATTTTCTGTCATGGGGCACCCCCTTTTGTTGTCTTAAATATGCAGCACTGGAAATCTGAAGATCTGGCATATGTACCCTATTACTTGGATTTATCTGATCACAA ATATTTATTGGAAGGCGCAACATTATTTAACAAAGATGAACATCATTATTCTGCAGCTTTCCAGATTGATGGACATTGGATGCATTATGATGGCCTCAGAAATGTgaatttaattttgttaaataaaCCCCCAGAGTTTCTCCTCTTGTCATCATTGGTTTATATTCGAGCAGCAGAGAAATAA